Within the Thermococcus sp. genome, the region CACTACGAGGTGGTCGGTAAGATGCTCGACCTCGTCCAGGAGCTCGGCGTCAGGGAAATAATAACCATGGGTGGCTACCAGGTTCCAGAATTGCAGGGCGAACCGAGGGTCTTAGCGGCCGTAACCCACGAGGAACTGGTGGAATACTACAAGGAGAAGCTCAAGGACTGTTCCGTTGAAGTTATCTGGAGGGAAGACGAGGGAGGGGCAATAGTCGGCGCGGCAGGACTGCTCCTTGGCATGGGCAAGCTCCGCTCGATGTACGGCATAAGCCTGCTCGGAGAAAGCCTCGGTTACATAGTAGATGCAAAGGCCGCGAAGGCCGTTTTAACAGCCGTTATAAAGATACTTGGAATTGAGCTCGACATGACGGCACTTGAGGAGCGCGCAAAGGAAACTGAGGAGATACTCCGGAAGGTTCAAGAGATGCAGAGGGCAATGCTCGAACAGCAGATGCCTCCAGCCCCTGAGGAAGAGGACAGGGGTTACCTCTGAGCCCTATTTCCTTTTCTCTTAGTGTGTTCGGGTTTTGAACCAAAGGTTTGTAACACTGTTTTTAGAAAACTTTTTATAGGATAGCACTATTTAGGGTTTTGATAACACCAACCGATGAAAGAGGTGGTGAAATTGCACATCCCAGATGGCTACCTCGGCCCGTACACCTGTGCGTTTTTCTATCTGATAATGATACCGATATGGTACAAGGCCTTCAGGTGGCTCAAGAACCTAAAGCCAAGCCAAGTGCCACTCTTAGGAGTTCTGACGGCCTTTTCTTTCCTTGTGATGATGTACAACATGCCAGTTCCAGGGGGAACGACGGCCCACATCGTTGGAGGAACGATAATAGCGATACTAATCAGCCCCTGGGCAGCAACAGTATCCCTGACAATAGTGCTCCTGATACAGGCCCTCTTCTTTGGCGATGGTGGGATAACGACCTACGCCGCAAACGTCTTCAACATGGGCGTTGTCCTGCCCTTCGTCGGCTACTACGCCTACCGCTTCCTTACACGGAGGCTGAAGCTCAATGAGATTGTATCCGCGGGCATAGGTGCCTATGTGGGAATAGTGACGGCGGCGATTATGGCGGGAATTGAACTCGGCATCCAACCCTACCTACAGCCCGGTTACTGCCCGTATCCACTGAGAGTTTCCGTTCCGGCAATGGCAATAGCGCACCTCGTTACCGCCGGCCCGGCCGCCGCCGTCGTCACAGCGGCAGTAGTGTGGTACG harbors:
- the cbiM gene encoding cobalt transporter CbiM, whose product is MKLHIPDGYLGPYTCAFFYLIMIPIWYKAFRWLKNLKPSQVPLLGVLTAFSFLVMMYNMPVPGGTTAHIVGGTIIAILISPWAATVSLTIVLLIQALFFGDGGITTYAANVFNMGVVLPFVGYYAYRFLTRRLKLNEIVSAGIGAYVGIVTAAIMAGIELGIQPYLQPGYCPYPLRVSVPAMAIAHLVTAGPAAAVVTAAVVWYVKKSRPDLFAMRTITKTRG
- a CDS encoding proteasome assembly chaperone family protein; translated protein: MKETTIYLLERPKLRDPVFIEGLPGIGLVGKLAAEHLIQELNAVKFAELYSPHFMHQVIIKKGSIVELMKNEFYYWINPDEDGRDLIIITGDQQVPPTDSPGHYEVVGKMLDLVQELGVREIITMGGYQVPELQGEPRVLAAVTHEELVEYYKEKLKDCSVEVIWREDEGGAIVGAAGLLLGMGKLRSMYGISLLGESLGYIVDAKAAKAVLTAVIKILGIELDMTALEERAKETEEILRKVQEMQRAMLEQQMPPAPEEEDRGYL